A window of the Bradyrhizobium diazoefficiens genome harbors these coding sequences:
- the lpdA gene encoding dihydrolipoyl dehydrogenase, with the protein MATYDLVVIGTGPGGYVCAVRASQLGMKVAVVEKNATLGGTCLNVGCMPSKALLHASEMFEEAGHSFAKMGVSVSAPKLELPAMMNFKQQGIDGNVKGVEFLMKKNKVDVLKGTGKILGTGKVEVSADGKSQVIETRNIVIATGSDIARLKGIEIDEKRIVSSTGALSLDKVPGRLLVIGAGVIGLELGSVWRRLGSEVMVVEFLDRILPGMDGEIAKQFQRILEKQGFAFKLGSKVTGVEANGKALLAKIEPAAGGAAETIEADVVLVCIGRVPYTDGLGLKEAGVALDPRGRVQIDPHFATSLKGVYAIGDVVAGPMLAHKAEDEGVAVAEIIAGQAGHVNYDVIPGVVYTTPEVSSVGKTEEELKQAGIAYTVGKFPFTANGRSKVNQTTDGFVKILADAKTDRVLGVHIIGVEAGEMIHEACVLMEFGGSAEDLARTCHAHPTRSEAIKEAALAVGKRAIHM; encoded by the coding sequence ATGGCTACCTACGATCTCGTCGTCATCGGCACCGGACCTGGCGGTTATGTCTGCGCGGTGCGCGCAAGCCAGCTCGGCATGAAAGTCGCCGTGGTCGAAAAGAACGCCACGCTCGGCGGCACCTGCCTCAATGTCGGCTGCATGCCGTCGAAGGCGCTGCTGCACGCCTCCGAGATGTTCGAGGAAGCCGGCCACTCCTTCGCCAAGATGGGCGTCAGCGTCTCCGCGCCGAAGCTCGAATTGCCGGCGATGATGAACTTCAAGCAGCAGGGCATCGACGGCAACGTCAAGGGCGTCGAGTTCCTGATGAAGAAGAACAAGGTCGACGTGCTCAAGGGTACCGGCAAGATTCTCGGCACCGGCAAGGTCGAAGTCTCCGCCGACGGCAAGTCGCAGGTGATCGAGACCAGGAACATCGTGATTGCCACGGGCTCGGACATCGCGCGCCTCAAAGGCATCGAGATCGACGAGAAGCGCATCGTGTCGTCGACCGGCGCGCTGTCGCTGGACAAGGTGCCAGGCAGATTGCTGGTCATCGGCGCCGGTGTGATCGGCCTCGAGCTTGGCTCGGTGTGGCGCAGACTCGGGTCCGAAGTCATGGTCGTCGAATTCCTCGATCGCATCCTGCCCGGCATGGACGGCGAGATCGCGAAGCAGTTCCAGCGCATCCTCGAAAAGCAGGGATTTGCGTTCAAGCTTGGTTCGAAGGTCACCGGCGTCGAAGCGAACGGCAAGGCACTGCTTGCGAAAATCGAACCGGCTGCGGGCGGTGCGGCCGAGACCATCGAAGCCGACGTCGTGCTCGTCTGCATCGGCCGCGTGCCGTACACCGATGGCCTGGGTCTGAAGGAAGCCGGCGTCGCGCTCGATCCCCGTGGTCGTGTGCAGATCGATCCGCATTTCGCCACCAGCCTCAAGGGCGTTTATGCCATCGGCGACGTCGTCGCGGGCCCGATGCTCGCGCACAAGGCCGAGGATGAAGGCGTGGCCGTTGCGGAGATCATCGCGGGCCAGGCCGGCCACGTGAATTACGACGTTATCCCAGGCGTGGTGTATACCACCCCGGAAGTGTCCTCCGTCGGCAAGACCGAGGAGGAGCTGAAGCAGGCGGGCATCGCTTATACCGTCGGGAAGTTTCCCTTTACCGCCAACGGCCGCTCCAAGGTCAACCAGACCACCGATGGCTTCGTGAAGATTCTCGCAGATGCGAAGACCGATCGCGTGCTCGGAGTGCACATTATCGGCGTTGAGGCCGGCGAAATGATCCATGAAGCCTGCGTTCTCATGGAGTTCGGGGGCAGTGCGGAAGATCTCGCCCGCACCTGCCATGCGCATCCGACCCGCTCGGAAGCGATCAAGGAAGCCGCGCTTGCAGTCGGCAAGCGGGCCATCCATATGTAG